CGGCGGCGACGGGGCCGGGCGGAGTGGTCTGCGTACGTTCTGGGAGGGCTTCGCGGTCGGGGTGTCCAACCCCAAGACCATCGTGTTCTTCGCGGCTGTTCTGCCGCAGTTCGTCGACCGCGGTCAAGGACACGTCATCGTCCAGATGCTCGTGCTCGGCCTGGTCTTCAACGCCATCGCGGTCGCCTCCGACTGCGTATGGGGCCTGACCGCGGCCACGGCACGCGACTGGTTCGCCCGCTCACCCCGCCGGCTCTCCATGGTCGGAGGTGTCGGCGGGCTCGCGATGATCGGCCTTGGCGTCACGGTGGCCACGACCGGACGCAAGGACTGAACCACCCGTGAGGCGCCCGCCGTGAAGGTTCGGCTGCTAATCCACCCTTATGGCTGATGTTTCCGCTGTGTGGCGAGTGCGGCTTTTCGGCT
This DNA window, taken from Streptomyces nitrosporeus, encodes the following:
- a CDS encoding LysE family translocator gives rise to the protein MVSADRLLAFAAMSFLLIVVPGPSVLFVIGRALAQGRRAALTTVVGNTLGAYVLVVAVASGIGTVVERSVLLFTALKLTGAAYLVYLGVRAWRGRGSLHASFTGGDGAGRSGLRTFWEGFAVGVSNPKTIVFFAAVLPQFVDRGQGHVIVQMLVLGLVFNAIAVASDCVWGLTAATARDWFARSPRRLSMVGGVGGLAMIGLGVTVATTGRKD